One part of the Enterococcus sp. DIV1094 genome encodes these proteins:
- a CDS encoding YigZ family protein — protein sequence MLERYYTIKENGQSELEIKKSRFICSLKRVETEEEAKQFIQETKKEHWKANHNCSAFVIGEKNEIQRSSDDGEPSGTAGVPMLEVIKKNELINVAAVVTRYFGGIKLGAGGLIRAYAHSVSHALQEIGIVEGTLQQELSIHLAYPQLGKIENFLELQQVNVKEILYTDKVIVVCMVNEKEITAFQESIIELLSGQVNFTEGAVSYYEQLVQPKD from the coding sequence ATGTTAGAACGTTATTATACGATCAAAGAAAATGGTCAAAGTGAACTCGAAATAAAAAAATCACGTTTTATCTGTTCACTGAAACGTGTCGAAACGGAAGAAGAAGCCAAACAATTTATCCAAGAAACAAAAAAAGAACATTGGAAAGCCAACCATAATTGCAGCGCCTTCGTCATCGGCGAAAAAAATGAGATCCAACGAAGTAGTGACGACGGAGAACCGAGCGGTACTGCCGGTGTACCGATGTTAGAGGTCATCAAAAAAAATGAATTGATCAACGTCGCGGCTGTCGTGACTCGTTATTTTGGCGGAATCAAACTAGGCGCTGGAGGTTTGATCCGAGCTTATGCGCACTCGGTTTCCCACGCATTGCAGGAAATCGGAATCGTTGAAGGGACATTACAGCAAGAGTTGTCGATTCATCTTGCCTATCCACAGTTAGGAAAAATAGAGAATTTTTTAGAGCTCCAGCAGGTCAATGTCAAAGAGATCCTTTATACGGATAAAGTGATCGTTGTTTGTATGGTCAACGAAAAAGAAATCACTGCATTTCAAGAGTCGATCATTGAGCTATTGAGTGGTCAAGTGAACTTTACTGAGGGAGCTGTCTCCTATTATGAACAGCTCGTTCAACCAAAAGATTGA
- a CDS encoding GntR family transcriptional regulator has translation MSNQLPVYIQIHDQIKSEIEQGVWKIGDRLPSERELAIKFNVSRMTLRQAIQNLADEGILERKIGSGTYVAREKVQEKMSGATSFTEIMESQNRVPSSRTISYFLTSPSSSEMEKLQLNKEDTILRMERIRFADDIPICFEIASIPQKIIDGYSKAEITESLYRTLEEKRGNKIGAAKQTISAVLASEKIAEYLDVKRGDAVLRLRQISYFEDGTPFEYVRTQYVGDRFEFYLER, from the coding sequence ATGTCGAATCAATTACCGGTATATATACAAATCCATGATCAAATCAAAAGTGAAATCGAGCAAGGCGTTTGGAAGATCGGGGATCGTCTTCCTTCAGAAAGAGAATTAGCCATTAAGTTCAATGTCAGTCGAATGACTTTAAGACAAGCCATCCAAAACTTAGCAGACGAAGGGATTCTTGAAAGAAAAATCGGTTCGGGAACTTACGTTGCACGAGAAAAGGTTCAAGAAAAAATGTCTGGCGCAACAAGTTTTACCGAAATCATGGAGTCACAAAATCGTGTGCCATCCAGTCGAACGATTTCTTATTTTCTGACTTCACCAAGTTCAAGTGAGATGGAAAAATTGCAACTAAATAAAGAGGATACGATCTTACGAATGGAACGTATTCGTTTTGCTGATGATATCCCGATTTGTTTTGAGATTGCCAGTATTCCTCAAAAAATCATCGATGGGTACAGCAAAGCGGAGATTACAGAGTCGCTTTATCGAACCCTTGAAGAAAAAAGAGGGAATAAAATCGGTGCGGCCAAACAAACGATTTCAGCAGTTCTAGCTTCAGAAAAAATTGCTGAATATTTGGATGTCAAACGAGGAGATGCGGTCTTACGATTAAGACAAATCTCTTATTTCGAAGATGGTACACCTTTTGAATACGTACGTACGCAATACGTGGGCGATCGTTTTGAATTTTATTTAGAAAGATGA
- a CDS encoding 2-hydroxyacyl-CoA dehydratase has translation MKMYGGIDVGSTTVKLVILDKDGKALFTKYERHYADIRKATINILEEAQAKLQDQAIAFAITGSGGMGLAEQLQLPFIQEVIACTKTIEERIPETEVAIELGGEDAKITFFGSSLEQRMNGSCAGGTGAFIDQMAALLKTDANGLNDLAKNYQQLYPIASRCGVFAKTDVQPLINEGAAKADIAASIFQAVVNQTIAGLAAGRKIKGKVAFLGGPLYFMSELRQRFIETLDLSSEDVIFPENPQLFVALGAAYHAKASEEEILSQLIQKLKSQNKESLDSSRSLAPLFQTEQELNEFHLRHEKATVKERPLATHHGVAFLGIDAGSTTTKVTLINESGDLLFSFYGNNEGQPLETTISVLKNMYQQMPTGCFIGKAVVTGYGEALIKSALKIDIGEVETMAHYKAANFFQPGVDFILDIGGQDMKAMTIKDGALSSIQLNEACSSGCGSFIETFAKSLGYEIQDFAKAAITAKHPVDLGSRCTVFMNSKVKQVQKEGASVGDISAGLSYSVIKNAVYKVIKIRKPEDLGSKIVCQGGTFYNDAVLRAFEKISGREVVRPSISGLMGAYGASLIALEAYQKGEKSELLSLEELSQLTTEKELTHCGLCENNCLLTVTLFSDGRKLISGNRCERGAQIKIKKADKKINLVAEKSRQLFRYRPLRKTEAVNGEIGLPRVLNMYENFPLWQTFFRSLGFRVVLSPRSSKEIYEQGIGTIPSDTVCYPAKLAHGHIQSLIDAGVSCIFYPGVIFEQNENRQADNHFNCPIVQSYPDVIKNNIDAIREGRIDYRHPFLNLANEASVAKTLHQTFADYGFSKEQIAEALHQGYEALAMFKKDLQKKGEETLRMLHENNERGIVLAGRPYHLDPEINHGIAELITQEGFHVLTEDSIAHLGDVGQLRVVNQWVYQSRLYAAARVVAKSNELELVQLNSFGCGIDAVTTDQVEEIMAQYGKLYTVLKIDEGANLGAIRIRLRSLKAAVNERTKQQFYPTKQFAEPNKITFTKEMKKKHTLLLPMLSHIHQSGLVDVALNASGYQVVCLPEESGNAIDVGLKYVNNDACYPAIISIGQIVEALESGAYDLAHTSVMMTQTGGGCRATNYIPLLRKALDEAGFPQIPVVSVSFGNQGVESSPGFTFTLPLLKRLAVAFLYGDLFERVVYRTRPYEIEKGVVDKLHRDWLEQVKSNVKNGSLIRFNRNMEKIIRDFDTIPLTNQTKPKVGIVGEILVKYSSTANNNIVRLLEEEGAEVVVPDIMGFMNYSLYNQVWKYEHLGHAKKSKWVAQFLIRLIEQVVKPMDKALRQSQRFDGITPISQLAEEASQILSIGNQTGEGWFLTGEMIELLENDVANIVCMQPFGCLPNHVVGKGVFKELRYRYPKANITAIDYDPGASVVNQLNRIRLMMATATKALNQ, from the coding sequence ATGAAAATGTACGGAGGTATCGATGTTGGATCTACGACAGTAAAATTAGTGATCCTGGATAAAGACGGAAAAGCTCTTTTTACTAAATATGAACGACATTATGCAGATATTAGAAAAGCAACCATCAATATATTAGAAGAGGCCCAAGCCAAGCTCCAAGATCAGGCGATTGCTTTTGCGATCACAGGTTCTGGTGGTATGGGCTTAGCGGAACAGTTGCAATTGCCATTTATCCAAGAAGTGATTGCTTGTACAAAAACGATTGAAGAAAGAATCCCTGAAACAGAAGTGGCCATCGAATTAGGTGGAGAAGATGCAAAAATCACCTTTTTTGGTTCTTCTTTAGAACAACGGATGAATGGTAGCTGTGCAGGTGGGACAGGGGCATTTATCGATCAGATGGCTGCACTCTTAAAAACAGATGCGAATGGCCTGAATGACTTAGCCAAAAACTATCAACAGCTATATCCGATTGCTTCTCGTTGTGGTGTATTTGCTAAAACAGATGTACAGCCTTTGATCAATGAAGGAGCAGCTAAAGCGGATATCGCCGCAAGTATTTTCCAAGCTGTCGTCAATCAAACGATTGCCGGCTTAGCAGCAGGGAGAAAAATCAAAGGGAAGGTCGCCTTTTTAGGTGGACCACTTTATTTTATGTCTGAATTGCGTCAACGCTTTATTGAAACGCTTGATCTTTCATCAGAAGATGTGATTTTTCCAGAAAATCCTCAACTATTCGTTGCGCTAGGTGCAGCGTATCACGCAAAAGCTTCTGAGGAAGAGATATTGAGTCAATTGATCCAGAAGTTGAAAAGCCAAAACAAAGAGTCGCTTGATAGTTCTCGTTCTTTAGCGCCTCTTTTTCAGACAGAACAAGAGTTAAATGAGTTTCACCTTAGGCATGAAAAAGCAACAGTGAAAGAACGTCCCCTCGCTACTCATCATGGGGTGGCATTTTTAGGCATCGATGCGGGTTCGACCACGACGAAAGTCACCTTGATCAATGAATCAGGAGATCTATTGTTCTCGTTTTATGGAAACAATGAAGGTCAGCCCTTAGAAACAACGATCAGTGTATTGAAAAACATGTACCAACAAATGCCTACAGGCTGCTTTATCGGAAAAGCAGTAGTGACTGGCTATGGCGAAGCATTGATCAAGAGTGCCTTGAAGATCGATATCGGCGAAGTCGAGACGATGGCGCATTACAAAGCAGCGAATTTTTTTCAACCAGGTGTTGATTTTATTTTAGATATCGGCGGACAAGATATGAAGGCGATGACGATCAAGGACGGCGCGTTATCCTCGATCCAGTTGAATGAAGCGTGCTCTTCGGGCTGTGGTTCATTTATTGAAACATTTGCCAAATCATTGGGATACGAGATCCAAGATTTTGCTAAAGCGGCGATCACTGCCAAACATCCAGTAGACTTAGGTTCAAGATGTACGGTCTTCATGAATTCGAAAGTGAAGCAGGTACAAAAAGAAGGGGCTTCGGTTGGAGATATTTCAGCTGGACTCTCTTATTCTGTGATCAAGAATGCGGTGTACAAAGTGATCAAAATCAGAAAACCAGAAGATTTGGGCAGTAAAATCGTTTGCCAAGGCGGAACGTTTTACAATGATGCAGTCTTACGAGCTTTTGAAAAAATCAGTGGGCGTGAGGTCGTTCGCCCGTCGATCTCAGGATTGATGGGCGCATATGGTGCTTCTTTGATTGCATTAGAAGCCTACCAAAAAGGCGAAAAGAGTGAACTACTCTCATTAGAAGAATTGTCGCAATTGACGACAGAAAAAGAATTGACGCACTGTGGGTTATGTGAGAACAATTGCTTATTGACTGTCACTTTATTTTCAGATGGCAGAAAGTTGATTTCTGGGAATCGTTGTGAACGAGGTGCACAGATCAAAATCAAAAAAGCGGATAAGAAAATCAATTTAGTGGCTGAAAAATCCCGACAGTTATTTCGTTACCGGCCATTGCGAAAAACGGAAGCTGTCAATGGCGAGATCGGTCTTCCAAGAGTGTTGAATATGTATGAAAACTTTCCGTTATGGCAGACGTTCTTTCGGTCGTTAGGCTTTCGAGTGGTCTTGTCGCCTCGTTCGAGTAAGGAAATCTATGAACAAGGGATCGGCACGATTCCTAGTGATACCGTCTGCTATCCAGCGAAGCTCGCCCATGGTCATATCCAATCATTGATCGATGCTGGTGTTTCTTGTATCTTTTATCCTGGTGTGATTTTTGAGCAAAATGAGAATCGCCAAGCGGACAATCATTTTAATTGTCCCATCGTCCAAAGCTATCCAGATGTCATTAAAAACAATATCGATGCGATTCGTGAAGGGCGAATCGATTATCGTCATCCATTTCTGAATCTAGCAAACGAAGCATCTGTCGCAAAAACGTTACATCAAACATTTGCTGACTACGGTTTTTCAAAAGAACAAATAGCAGAAGCCTTACATCAAGGATACGAAGCATTAGCAATGTTTAAAAAAGATCTTCAAAAGAAGGGCGAAGAAACATTGAGGATGCTTCACGAAAACAATGAACGGGGTATCGTCCTTGCAGGGCGTCCGTACCATCTCGATCCAGAAATCAATCATGGGATCGCAGAGTTGATCACACAAGAAGGTTTTCATGTCCTGACAGAAGACAGTATTGCCCATCTAGGAGATGTCGGTCAGTTACGTGTAGTCAATCAATGGGTCTATCAATCACGACTGTATGCCGCGGCACGTGTCGTTGCCAAGTCCAACGAGTTAGAACTCGTGCAATTAAACTCCTTCGGTTGTGGCATCGATGCGGTGACAACGGATCAAGTCGAAGAAATAATGGCGCAATATGGCAAGTTGTACACGGTATTGAAAATCGATGAAGGCGCAAATTTAGGCGCAATCAGGATACGCTTGCGTTCATTAAAAGCGGCGGTCAATGAACGAACAAAACAACAGTTCTATCCGACGAAACAATTTGCGGAACCGAATAAAATCACGTTTACCAAAGAAATGAAGAAAAAGCATACGTTATTGTTACCAATGTTAAGCCACATCCATCAATCTGGCTTAGTCGATGTCGCATTGAATGCTTCTGGGTATCAAGTCGTTTGTTTGCCAGAAGAAAGTGGAAATGCCATTGATGTGGGATTGAAATATGTCAACAATGATGCGTGCTATCCAGCGATTATTTCAATTGGACAAATAGTAGAAGCATTAGAAAGCGGAGCATATGATTTAGCACATACGAGTGTGATGATGACACAGACAGGCGGTGGGTGTCGAGCGACCAATTATATTCCACTTCTGCGAAAAGCGCTTGATGAAGCGGGATTTCCGCAAATTCCAGTCGTTTCTGTTTCTTTCGGCAATCAAGGAGTCGAGTCATCTCCAGGCTTTACGTTCACTTTGCCTTTATTGAAACGTTTAGCTGTCGCATTTTTATATGGCGATCTTTTTGAGCGGGTCGTTTACCGCACGAGACCTTATGAGATCGAAAAAGGGGTGGTCGATAAGTTACACCGTGACTGGCTGGAACAAGTAAAAAGCAATGTGAAAAATGGTTCTCTGATACGATTCAACCGTAATATGGAAAAAATCATTCGTGATTTTGATACGATCCCGCTAACCAATCAAACGAAACCAAAAGTAGGAATCGTTGGAGAAATACTCGTCAAATACTCATCGACAGCCAATAATAATATCGTTCGTCTATTAGAAGAAGAAGGAGCTGAAGTCGTTGTACCTGACATCATGGGTTTTATGAATTACTCGTTATACAACCAAGTTTGGAAATATGAACATTTAGGTCATGCGAAAAAAAGTAAATGGGTCGCTCAATTTCTTATTCGATTGATTGAACAAGTGGTCAAACCAATGGATAAAGCGTTAAGACAATCGCAACGTTTCGATGGGATAACGCCGATCAGTCAATTAGCAGAGGAAGCAAGTCAGATTCTATCCATCGGTAATCAGACGGGTGAAGGGTGGTTCTTGACAGGAGAAATGATTGAATTGTTGGAAAACGATGTCGCGAATATCGTTTGTATGCAACCATTTGGCTGTCTACCGAATCATGTGGTAGGAAAAGGGGTATTCAAAGAATTGCGTTATCGTTATCCTAAAGCTAATATCACAGCAATCGATTATGATCCAGGAGCTTCGGTAGTCAATCAACTGAATCGTATTCGTTTGATGATGGCGACTGCAACGAAAGCCTTGAATCAATAG
- a CDS encoding TetR/AcrR family transcriptional regulator codes for MMKKNDLRVKRTNKMIIEAFLRLLETKSMEQITIQEIADEAMINRATFYAHFKDKQDLYEHLFHIAIQTFTSILDLEPLMEGNKLKLKRVNRALTQIYQLIAENKAIFITTLDGTSIEFFRKKLKIFLSDKYATIFDHLRITENELEVPIDFITEYMTAIFTGTLHWWVTSDTDMTPKQLAALVIKLVGNGHLTVLGIEIEK; via the coding sequence ATGATGAAGAAAAATGATCTTCGAGTGAAGCGTACCAACAAAATGATTATTGAAGCGTTCTTACGTTTACTAGAAACAAAAAGCATGGAACAGATCACGATCCAAGAGATTGCAGATGAAGCAATGATCAATCGGGCAACTTTTTATGCCCATTTCAAAGATAAACAAGATCTTTATGAACATTTATTCCACATCGCTATCCAGACCTTTACTTCGATCTTAGACTTGGAGCCATTGATGGAAGGGAATAAACTGAAGTTGAAACGGGTCAATCGAGCATTGACCCAAATTTATCAATTGATTGCTGAAAACAAAGCGATATTTATAACGACGTTAGATGGCACGTCGATCGAGTTTTTCAGAAAGAAGTTAAAAATTTTTTTGTCGGATAAATACGCCACCATTTTTGACCATTTGAGAATCACCGAAAACGAATTAGAGGTACCCATTGACTTTATTACGGAGTACATGACTGCCATTTTCACTGGCACTTTACACTGGTGGGTCACAAGTGATACGGACATGACACCAAAACAATTGGCCGCTTTAGTCATCAAATTAGTTGGTAATGGTCACTTGACCGTCTTAGGTATTGAGATTGAAAAATAA
- a CDS encoding DUF2969 domain-containing protein encodes MMSKKNKDIEVRTEEIKKTIKGNTYDVTQLFIGKKMIGEILAYGPKEFEIFLGEEDFGKEKSLENAIETVIRHWNLHE; translated from the coding sequence ATGATGTCAAAAAAGAATAAAGATATTGAAGTGCGTACCGAAGAGATCAAAAAAACGATCAAAGGGAACACATATGATGTAACACAGTTATTTATTGGTAAAAAAATGATTGGTGAAATTTTAGCTTATGGGCCCAAAGAATTTGAGATTTTCTTGGGCGAAGAAGATTTCGGTAAAGAAAAAAGTCTTGAAAATGCGATAGAAACAGTGATTCGTCATTGGAATCTACACGAATAA
- a CDS encoding ROK family protein encodes MGILAFDFGGSAVKYGYWEQETLTHKDQFTTPATWEEMKAQLLSVFQRLSQEVAISGVAFSAPGVVNSERQVIEGISAIPYIHGFDIYTELQELFGLPVAMENDANCAGMAEFYEGAARDYQNVAFVVIGTGVGGAMFTNGELNKGAHLYGGEFGLMFLNGEHTFSTLGTAVQMAWRYCERKGLDKHTFSGKEVFELAEKGDPIAQEEVESFYDYLTKGLFSIQFSFDPEIIVLGGGISAKEGLLSEINQRMKKLTSHFGLNDFDPLISLCEYRNDANLIGAAANYLAQQESMK; translated from the coding sequence ATGGGTATTTTAGCATTCGACTTTGGCGGTTCAGCTGTCAAGTATGGTTATTGGGAACAAGAAACACTTACGCACAAAGATCAATTCACGACACCGGCTACATGGGAAGAAATGAAAGCGCAATTATTATCGGTATTCCAACGATTGTCACAAGAAGTAGCAATCAGCGGGGTTGCTTTTAGCGCACCTGGTGTAGTTAATAGTGAGCGACAAGTGATTGAAGGCATCAGCGCGATCCCTTATATCCATGGCTTCGATATTTATACTGAATTGCAAGAATTATTTGGCCTACCAGTTGCTATGGAAAATGATGCGAATTGCGCGGGTATGGCTGAATTTTATGAAGGTGCTGCTCGTGACTATCAAAATGTTGCTTTCGTTGTGATCGGTACAGGAGTAGGGGGTGCAATGTTCACCAATGGCGAGTTGAATAAAGGTGCCCATCTATATGGCGGTGAATTTGGCTTGATGTTTCTGAATGGTGAGCATACCTTCAGTACGTTAGGGACAGCCGTCCAAATGGCGTGGCGATACTGTGAGCGCAAAGGCTTAGATAAACATACCTTTAGTGGAAAAGAAGTGTTTGAATTAGCTGAAAAAGGTGATCCAATCGCACAGGAAGAAGTTGAATCTTTTTATGATTATTTAACTAAAGGATTATTTAGTATCCAATTTTCATTTGATCCTGAAATAATCGTATTAGGTGGCGGCATCTCAGCGAAAGAAGGGTTATTGTCAGAAATCAATCAACGCATGAAAAAATTGACATCTCATTTTGGGTTAAATGATTTTGATCCGTTGATTTCTTTATGTGAATATCGCAATGATGCGAATTTAATAGGAGCAGCAGCTAATTATTTAGCACAACAAGAATCTATGAAATAA
- a CDS encoding GNAT family N-acetyltransferase, with the protein MFEQLNKNDLPWALLLEADPDKDKVMAYVTNGDGFIWKEQDEVIGVLVYEIRDTEFEIMNVSVADAHQGKGIGGKLLDHAIERLSKESGQQTKILIRTGSITNPALHLYQKKGFEEVSREKDYFINNYPEPIYEEGILLRDQVTLAKKL; encoded by the coding sequence ATGTTTGAACAATTGAACAAAAATGATTTGCCATGGGCGTTGCTATTAGAAGCAGATCCTGACAAAGATAAAGTGATGGCGTACGTCACAAATGGCGATGGTTTTATCTGGAAAGAGCAAGATGAAGTGATCGGTGTACTTGTTTATGAAATTAGAGACACAGAATTTGAGATCATGAATGTTTCTGTTGCTGATGCGCATCAAGGGAAAGGCATCGGAGGTAAGCTGCTTGATCATGCCATCGAACGCTTGAGCAAAGAAAGTGGGCAACAAACAAAAATCTTGATCCGTACAGGAAGTATCACCAATCCAGCGTTACATCTTTATCAGAAAAAAGGATTTGAAGAAGTATCAAGGGAAAAGGATTACTTTATCAATAACTATCCAGAACCAATCTATGAAGAAGGGATCCTTCTCAGAGATCAAGTAACCTTAGCCAAAAAACTGTAA